Proteins from a single region of Belliella baltica DSM 15883:
- a CDS encoding GNAT family N-acetyltransferase, whose product MYEIRKGEKKDLPRVLELVKELALYEKAPEQVTNTVEMMEEDGFGANPVYGFFVAVKKSTGEIIGISIYYYRYSTWKGRRLYLEDIVVTESERGNGAGKLLFDRTMLKCLEDNCSGMMWQVLDWNEPAINFYKKYGADLDGEWINCNLQSDEIQALLGKVN is encoded by the coding sequence ATGTATGAAATAAGAAAAGGAGAAAAGAAAGATCTTCCAAGGGTTTTGGAATTGGTCAAAGAACTGGCACTTTATGAAAAAGCGCCTGAGCAAGTCACCAATACTGTCGAAATGATGGAAGAAGACGGCTTTGGAGCAAATCCAGTTTATGGTTTTTTTGTAGCTGTGAAAAAAAGTACAGGAGAAATTATTGGCATCTCGATTTACTATTATCGCTACAGTACTTGGAAAGGGCGCAGACTTTATTTGGAAGATATAGTCGTTACAGAATCGGAGCGAGGAAATGGTGCGGGAAAACTACTTTTCGATAGAACAATGCTTAAATGTCTTGAAGACAACTGTTCAGGAATGATGTGGCAAGTCTTAGATTGGAATGAGCCTGCAATCAATTTCTATAAAAAATACGGTGCAGATCTCGACGGTGAATGGATCAATTGTAACCTGCAGTCTGATGAAATCCAAGCCCTGCTTGGAAAAGTTAATTAA
- a CDS encoding SDR family NAD(P)-dependent oxidoreductase, with translation MNISLKNHRILVTGASRGIGRGIAEQLSASGAEVLIHFNSNLEEARSLQERLPNISHLVPCDLSDLSSVKGWIPDLIKAYGPIDSIVNNAGIAISIADDAETDDWTAAWLKTMDVNINALAIITKEFIEHAKSRKNGRIVNISSRAAFRGDTPDYLAYAASKAAIVSYTKSIARYYGKEGIMAFVIAPGFTRTDMAQDFMDQYGEAYALNDIALPTLTEPKDIAPMVTLLCSGFADHATGCTIDINAGSYVH, from the coding sequence ATGAACATTTCACTAAAAAATCATAGAATACTAGTTACTGGCGCTTCTCGCGGAATTGGACGAGGAATTGCCGAGCAACTTTCCGCATCAGGAGCTGAAGTCTTGATTCATTTCAATAGTAACCTTGAAGAAGCAAGATCTTTGCAAGAACGCTTGCCTAATATATCTCATTTAGTTCCTTGCGATCTTTCTGACTTATCATCTGTAAAGGGGTGGATTCCAGATTTGATTAAAGCTTATGGTCCGATCGATTCAATTGTCAACAATGCAGGGATAGCAATTTCAATTGCTGATGATGCGGAAACTGATGATTGGACAGCTGCATGGCTCAAGACCATGGATGTAAATATCAATGCTTTGGCAATTATTACAAAAGAGTTTATTGAGCATGCAAAAAGTAGAAAAAATGGCCGTATAGTCAACATTTCCTCTCGTGCAGCTTTCCGGGGAGATACTCCAGATTATTTGGCTTATGCGGCATCTAAGGCAGCAATAGTAAGCTACACCAAATCAATTGCTCGCTATTATGGAAAAGAAGGAATTATGGCATTTGTAATAGCTCCTGGGTTTACTCGCACAGATATGGCTCAAGACTTTATGGATCAATACGGTGAAGCCTATGCCTTGAATGATATTGCACTTCCTACATTGACCGAACCAAAAGATATCGCTCCGATGGTAACACTTCTTTGTTCTGGCTTTGCTGATCACGCTACAGGATGTACCATTGATATCAATGCAGGATCTTATGTACATTAG
- a CDS encoding TonB-dependent receptor — protein MKQLGFTLALLLVCFVATAQNKINGTVKDASTGELLAGTNVLLEGTGRGSTTDISGNFEIRNIPQGTYDLRVSFLGYTTQTLKITVPNTEEINISLEQSSIFTEEFVVNGTRASDVTPTTFQNIKKEEIAKLNLGQDIPMLLNYTPSVVSFSDAGAGVGYTGLRIRGSDQTRINVTVNGIPMNDAESHGVFWVNMPDFASSVDNMQIQRGVGTSTNGAATFGASINIQTDTRQDEAYGEIDNSFGSFNTRRHTVKAGTGLLNNRWAFDARLSQITSDGYMDRASSNLKSYFLTGGYYGENHVFKLNVFSGAEKTYQAWEGVPEALLETNRTFNLYTYDNQTDNYQQDHYQFIYTGKINQNWKANGALHYTYGRGYYEQFRENDRLSSYDLSPVIIGGESISRMDIIRRRWLDNDFFGGVFSLNYISNDARLDAVLGGGINRYDGDHFGEIIWMQYADNVNIRDRYYDNNAVKDDRNVYLKGTYEASEGLFLFGDLQYRGVDYRFDGLNNDLRNVSGNVSYNFFNPKFGLTYQTSSGNSLYASYAVANREPVRRDFTDSPIVDRAPQAENLQNIEAGIKANTSKYAYNVNFYYMNYNNQLVLTGQLNDVGAYVRDNVANSYRAGIEIDGAYNFSPQFTFGGNLAISRNKISEFTEYIDDYSAAEFFQEEITYTDTDIAFSPNVVASAILDYKPIKNFEISLLNKYVGSQYMDNTMNDNRMLDAFWTTDLRLNYALRPRFVKNMEFTLMVYNIFNKLYEPNGYTFSYFLPGEGGAGRELTTENFYYPMAGTNFLAGVKMRF, from the coding sequence ATGAAACAATTAGGATTTACACTGGCACTGCTGCTGGTGTGTTTTGTTGCAACAGCACAGAACAAGATTAATGGAACTGTAAAGGATGCCTCAACGGGAGAATTACTGGCTGGGACCAATGTGCTTTTAGAAGGAACTGGAAGAGGATCAACCACAGATATTTCTGGAAACTTTGAGATTAGAAATATACCTCAAGGAACTTATGATTTGAGAGTGTCTTTTTTAGGTTACACAACACAAACTTTAAAAATCACTGTTCCAAATACTGAGGAAATCAATATCTCTTTGGAACAAAGCAGTATTTTCACTGAAGAATTTGTTGTGAATGGAACAAGAGCTTCAGACGTGACTCCAACAACTTTTCAAAACATCAAAAAGGAAGAAATAGCCAAGTTGAATCTTGGGCAGGATATTCCGATGTTGTTGAATTATACGCCATCTGTGGTGAGTTTTTCGGACGCAGGAGCCGGAGTAGGCTATACTGGGCTAAGGATTAGAGGTTCAGATCAGACACGAATCAACGTGACAGTCAATGGTATTCCGATGAACGACGCAGAATCACATGGAGTGTTTTGGGTAAATATGCCTGATTTTGCATCTTCTGTTGATAATATGCAAATTCAAAGAGGTGTCGGTACATCCACTAATGGAGCAGCCACCTTTGGTGCCAGTATTAACATTCAGACAGATACGCGTCAGGATGAAGCTTATGGAGAAATAGACAATTCTTTTGGGTCTTTTAATACCAGGAGACACACGGTAAAGGCAGGAACTGGGCTATTGAATAATCGATGGGCTTTTGATGCCAGATTATCTCAAATCACATCTGATGGTTATATGGATCGCGCTTCATCTAATCTCAAATCTTATTTCCTAACAGGTGGGTATTATGGTGAAAATCATGTTTTCAAACTGAACGTCTTTTCTGGCGCTGAAAAAACCTATCAAGCGTGGGAAGGTGTACCCGAAGCGCTTTTAGAAACAAATCGGACATTCAATCTCTATACTTATGATAACCAAACTGATAATTATCAGCAGGATCATTATCAGTTTATTTACACAGGAAAAATTAACCAAAATTGGAAGGCAAATGGAGCTTTGCATTATACTTATGGACGTGGTTATTACGAACAATTTAGAGAAAATGATAGGTTGAGTAGTTATGATCTTTCTCCTGTTATTATCGGAGGAGAAAGTATCTCTAGAATGGATATTATTCGCAGAAGATGGTTAGATAATGATTTCTTTGGTGGTGTTTTCTCGCTGAATTATATTTCAAATGATGCCAGACTTGATGCTGTCCTGGGTGGAGGCATCAATCGTTATGATGGAGATCATTTTGGAGAAATTATCTGGATGCAATATGCAGATAATGTCAATATTAGAGACAGATACTATGATAACAATGCAGTCAAAGATGATAGAAATGTCTATTTAAAAGGTACATACGAAGCTTCAGAAGGGCTATTTCTTTTTGGTGATTTGCAATATAGAGGAGTGGATTATCGCTTTGATGGTTTAAATAATGACCTGAGAAATGTCTCAGGAAATGTTAGCTATAATTTCTTTAATCCTAAATTCGGACTGACTTATCAAACTAGTTCTGGGAATTCGTTATACGCATCTTATGCAGTGGCAAATAGGGAGCCTGTAAGGAGGGATTTTACTGATTCACCTATTGTAGATCGAGCACCTCAAGCTGAGAATCTTCAAAATATAGAAGCAGGAATCAAAGCCAATACAAGCAAGTATGCTTATAATGTGAATTTCTACTACATGAATTACAATAATCAACTTGTCTTAACGGGTCAGTTGAATGATGTGGGTGCTTATGTGAGGGATAATGTCGCAAATTCTTATCGAGCTGGGATTGAAATAGATGGGGCATATAACTTCTCTCCTCAATTTACATTTGGTGGTAATTTGGCTATAAGTAGAAACAAAATTTCAGAATTTACGGAGTATATAGACGACTACTCTGCTGCAGAATTTTTCCAAGAAGAAATAACTTACACTGATACAGACATTGCTTTTTCACCAAATGTAGTTGCTTCAGCGATTTTGGATTACAAACCAATCAAAAACTTCGAAATAAGCTTGCTAAACAAATATGTTGGTAGTCAATACATGGATAATACCATGAATGATAATCGCATGCTAGATGCATTTTGGACCACAGATTTAAGATTGAATTATGCCTTGAGACCACGCTTTGTGAAAAATATGGAATTCACTTTGATGGTTTACAACATCTTTAATAAACTGTATGAACCAAATGGATACACTTTCTCATACTTCCTTCCTGGAGAAGGAGGGGCAGGAAGAGAATTAACCACGGAGAATTTCTATTACCCAATGGCTGGAACAAACTTTCTGGCTGGAGTAAAAATGAGATTTTAA
- a CDS encoding fatty acid desaturase family protein produces the protein MRPPRFSAASSFHSDLKLRIKNYFTEKNLNQTGNFSLYFKAILLVCAYIATYVTLIFFTPHWAIALVGCVLLGALASTIGFNVMHDGAHGSFSKKNWVNELAGVSINFLGANVFMWKTKHNVVHHSFTNIDEVDDDMNARPFLRLCPNQKFHRIHKYQHKYFLFVYSLLYLYWIFVTDYKKYATKKVGIVPIQKMTVGDHLSFWGFKLLHIILFVAIPLYMLGFTPWLIGFLVYGISTGILLSVVFQLAHAVEEASFPMPNIETNKLEDDWAIHQLKTTSNFATNNKVLSWLVGGLNFQVEHHLFPNISHVHYPAISKIIKETCREYGIPYLEHPKLSMAFTSHVNHLRNLGNNQ, from the coding sequence ATGCGTCCGCCTAGATTCAGTGCCGCATCCTCTTTCCATTCAGATTTAAAATTGAGGATCAAAAATTACTTTACAGAAAAAAATCTCAACCAAACAGGAAATTTCTCTCTTTACTTCAAAGCCATTCTGCTGGTTTGTGCTTACATAGCAACTTATGTAACGCTTATATTCTTCACACCACACTGGGCTATTGCCTTGGTTGGCTGTGTGCTTTTAGGAGCCTTGGCTTCAACCATCGGTTTCAACGTGATGCATGATGGTGCACATGGTAGCTTTAGTAAGAAAAATTGGGTCAATGAACTCGCTGGAGTTTCAATCAATTTTTTAGGAGCGAATGTATTCATGTGGAAAACCAAACATAATGTAGTTCATCACTCTTTTACCAATATAGATGAAGTAGATGACGATATGAATGCAAGACCTTTCTTGAGACTTTGCCCAAATCAAAAATTTCATCGTATCCATAAGTATCAACATAAATACTTCTTATTCGTCTACTCACTGCTGTACTTGTATTGGATTTTTGTGACGGATTACAAAAAATATGCAACCAAAAAAGTGGGAATTGTCCCAATTCAGAAAATGACTGTTGGAGACCACTTGTCTTTCTGGGGTTTCAAACTGCTTCATATCATACTATTTGTAGCAATTCCACTTTATATGCTTGGATTTACACCTTGGTTGATAGGATTTTTGGTTTATGGGATTTCAACAGGAATTCTCTTAAGTGTTGTATTCCAGTTAGCACATGCTGTCGAAGAAGCCTCTTTCCCAATGCCAAATATAGAAACCAACAAATTGGAAGATGATTGGGCAATCCATCAGTTAAAAACTACTTCAAACTTTGCCACCAATAACAAAGTACTTTCCTGGTTAGTTGGTGGGTTAAATTTTCAAGTTGAGCACCATTTATTTCCAAATATCTCTCACGTTCACTATCCGGCGATAAGCAAGATCATAAAAGAAACTTGTAGAGAATATGGAATCCCATACTTGGAGCATCCAAAACTCAGTATGGCATTTACCTCTCATGTCAATCATTTGAGAAATTTAGGTAATAACCAATAA
- a CDS encoding AAA family ATPase, with product MEIKKIVIIGPESTGKSTLSQALAAAYNEPWVHEYARQFIENLNRPYEFDDLLQIAKGQIYAEDSALKNAKKYLFIDTDLQVIDVWSNHRFGKTDPWILEQIKHRKYDLYLLTNVDIPWEEDPQREHPDPEMRNYFFDLYHNLLQKSKVPFEIIQGNYIDRFVAAMKALKNNGL from the coding sequence ATGGAAATTAAAAAAATTGTAATTATCGGACCCGAATCTACAGGGAAAAGTACGCTTTCTCAAGCCTTAGCAGCTGCTTACAATGAACCTTGGGTGCATGAATATGCAAGGCAGTTTATCGAAAATTTGAATCGCCCTTATGAATTTGATGATTTACTTCAAATCGCAAAAGGGCAGATTTATGCCGAAGATTCTGCCTTGAAAAATGCCAAGAAGTATCTTTTTATTGATACCGATTTGCAAGTAATAGATGTCTGGAGTAATCATAGATTCGGAAAAACAGACCCTTGGATTCTGGAACAAATAAAGCATAGAAAATATGATTTGTACCTTTTGACGAATGTGGACATTCCTTGGGAGGAAGACCCCCAAAGAGAGCATCCTGATCCAGAAATGCGTAATTACTTTTTTGATCTTTATCATAATTTACTTCAAAAATCAAAAGTGCCTTTTGAAATAATCCAAGGGAATTATATTGATCGGTTTGTGGCAGCTATGAAAGCCTTGAAAAATAATGGCTTGTAA
- the pnuC gene encoding nicotinamide riboside transporter PnuC, translated as MEFDGILESFQQGIAEMSLLEAFAVFFGIASVFYSIKKNIWVFPTGMISTLIYVYICLKYKLYADMGINAYYFGMSIYGWYLWSRPSGFEAELPVTWLSQRGILKSIALFFVSYGLLYFILANFTDSDVPYWDSFTTSSAFVGMWLMAKKKVENWIAWIITDLVSIPLYFYKGLMLTSFQFVFFTVLAFIGLFSWIKSVKQSSNGN; from the coding sequence ATGGAATTTGACGGGATTTTAGAAAGTTTCCAACAAGGGATAGCAGAGATGTCATTGCTGGAAGCTTTTGCAGTATTTTTTGGAATTGCAAGTGTTTTTTATTCTATCAAAAAGAATATTTGGGTATTTCCTACAGGAATGATCAGCACCTTGATCTATGTTTATATTTGTCTGAAATATAAGCTTTATGCAGATATGGGAATCAACGCTTATTATTTCGGCATGTCTATTTATGGCTGGTATTTGTGGAGTAGGCCAAGTGGTTTTGAAGCTGAGTTGCCCGTTACATGGCTAAGCCAAAGGGGTATTCTCAAATCTATAGCTTTATTTTTTGTCTCCTATGGGCTGCTTTATTTTATTTTAGCCAATTTTACAGATAGCGATGTCCCTTATTGGGATTCATTTACTACTTCCTCAGCCTTTGTCGGGATGTGGCTGATGGCCAAAAAGAAAGTGGAAAACTGGATTGCTTGGATAATAACGGACCTTGTTTCTATTCCCTTGTATTTCTATAAAGGTCTGATGCTGACATCTTTTCAATTTGTGTTTTTTACTGTGTTGGCTTTTATAGGTTTATTTTCTTGGATTAAGTCAGTGAAGCAATCTTCAAATGGAAATTAA
- a CDS encoding ATP-binding protein yields MAMNEEDLIELVKNRDWALINTFKEKYIVLLKQYYFVGGMPEAVTNYVQYGDLKEVRKIQKGILAAYEQDFSKHAPVEIIPRIRMLWNAIPSQLTKENKKFIYGQVKQGARTKDFELALAWLYDSGLVHRVNKISKPGIPLKAYENINSFILFMLDIGLLGALTDLDSKSILEGNHLFEEFKGALTEQYVLQQFLARNIHPFYWSTEKSTAEIDFIIQLDGKVYPVEVKAEENLKAKSLKVFSEKYKIPVSIRTSMSGYRKEDWLVNIPLYAIGFLNHENTFY; encoded by the coding sequence ATGGCTATGAATGAAGAAGACCTGATTGAATTAGTTAAGAATCGGGATTGGGCTTTGATCAATACTTTTAAGGAGAAATATATTGTGCTTTTGAAACAATATTACTTCGTGGGTGGAATGCCTGAAGCAGTTACAAATTATGTTCAATATGGAGATTTGAAGGAAGTTAGAAAAATTCAAAAGGGAATTTTGGCAGCTTATGAACAAGATTTTTCTAAGCACGCACCAGTCGAAATCATACCTAGAATTCGAATGCTATGGAATGCTATCCCTTCTCAATTAACAAAAGAAAATAAAAAATTCATCTATGGGCAAGTCAAACAAGGAGCTAGAACAAAGGACTTTGAATTGGCTTTGGCATGGCTTTATGATTCTGGATTAGTTCATCGGGTGAATAAAATTTCTAAACCGGGAATTCCATTGAAAGCTTATGAGAATATTAATTCCTTCATACTTTTTATGCTTGATATTGGACTTTTAGGAGCTTTGACGGACTTAGATTCCAAGTCAATTTTGGAAGGAAATCACCTCTTTGAAGAATTCAAAGGTGCTTTGACTGAACAATATGTTCTTCAGCAATTTCTGGCAAGAAATATTCATCCGTTCTATTGGTCTACAGAAAAATCGACAGCGGAAATTGATTTTATAATTCAATTAGATGGTAAAGTTTATCCGGTTGAGGTCAAAGCAGAAGAAAATTTGAAAGCAAAAAGTCTCAAAGTTTTTTCTGAGAAATATAAAATTCCAGTCTCCATTCGAACATCAATGTCAGGATATAGAAAAGAAGATTGGCTGGTAAATATTCCACTTTATGCTATTGGTTTTCTAAATCATGAAAACACATTTTATTAA
- a CDS encoding lipoprotein signal peptidase — translation MKYLKYFGIALAVIILDQVVKLLVHYQMDFGTPGQIKIFGDWFKLHYTTNPGMAFGMKLPFEYGKIILTSFRLVAMFGIGYYLYYIIDKKMHVGYLICIAMILGGAIGNLIDSIFYGVFLNNAPYDATTPWFHGQVVDMFYIDIWEGYIPEWVPLWGGSYTALWPIFNIADASIFAGVAIILVFQSKFFKEEGLEGEDEIQKQFIEENKE, via the coding sequence ATGAAGTATCTAAAATATTTTGGGATAGCACTTGCAGTGATTATTCTAGATCAGGTGGTCAAATTATTGGTTCATTATCAAATGGATTTTGGAACCCCAGGTCAGATCAAGATTTTCGGGGATTGGTTCAAACTCCACTACACAACTAATCCAGGTATGGCATTTGGGATGAAATTACCTTTTGAATATGGTAAAATCATCTTGACTTCGTTCAGGTTGGTGGCCATGTTTGGGATTGGTTATTACCTCTATTATATCATTGATAAGAAGATGCATGTTGGTTATCTTATTTGCATTGCGATGATTTTAGGCGGTGCAATAGGAAATCTGATAGATAGCATTTTTTATGGCGTATTCTTAAATAATGCACCTTATGATGCCACTACACCATGGTTTCATGGACAAGTAGTAGATATGTTTTACATTGATATTTGGGAAGGATATATCCCTGAATGGGTACCTTTATGGGGAGGAAGTTATACTGCATTATGGCCAATTTTCAATATTGCTGATGCATCGATTTTTGCAGGAGTAGCGATTATATTAGTTTTCCAAAGCAAATTCTTCAAAGAGGAAGGCCTTGAAGGTGAAGATGAAATTCAAAAACAATTTATTGAAGAAAATAAAGAATAG